The Vibrio crassostreae genomic interval ATTTACTGTGGCAGGTTTGCTGTATCGTTACAGACTGTTAATCAGTAAAGCGATTATTCAAACGGCGCAGGATCGCCCGCACCACGACGCAGAACTACGGCATCATCGTCACTGAAGTCAATAACCGTCGTCGGTTGCTCACCTAAGTAACCGCCATTCAAAATGACGTCAACTGCATGCTCTAGGCTGTCACGAATTTCTTCTGGATCCGACTCAGTCGTCTCGTTACCCGGAAGAATCAGAGACGTCGACATCAGTGGTTCGCCCATCGCTTCCAACAGGTCGAGTGCAATCTTGTTGTCTGGGACACGAATACCAATCGTTTTACGCTTGGCGTTCATCAAACGCTTTGGCACTTCTTTGGTTGCTTTAAAGATAAACGTGTAAGCACCTGGCGTGTGTGCTTTCAGTAGACGGAAAGCCACGTTATCGACGCGTGCATACAGTGATAATTCAGAAAGATCACGGCATAACAACGTGAAGTTGTGCTTGTCATCGATACGACGAATTTTACAGATACGTTCAAGTGCTTGTTTGTTTTCAAGCTGACAGCCCAGCGCATAACCGGAATCTGTTGGATAAACCACTACGCCGCCATTGCGAATAATCGCAACCGCTTGAGTAATTAAGCGTGCTTGTGGGTTATCTGGGTGTACATAAAAAAACTGGCTCATTATTGATCCTCGTTATCGAATCTCTCGACTCTATCATCAGAAGGAGCTGGTTCACCTAAAGACTATTCAGATGGTGAAACCGTTTGAAACTCCCAATCTTTCCATACTTCTTCGACCCCAGAAGGTAGCCAGAGATTACGTCCAAGTTCCATCCACGGAGATGGGTAATGGAAATCACTGCCTTGGGAGGCTAATAGTTTGTATTGTATAGCATAATCCGCGAGTGTGCGTCTTTCTTGTTGCGCTTGCTGAGGTTGAGCGACTTCCATCGCATCCCCTTTCGCTTCAACAAATGCAGCTAGCAGGCGCTTAACCCACTTGGCTGTAAGGCCATATCGCCCCGGGTGAGCAAGTACAGCTTGACCACCAGCGGCATGAATAGCCGTGACAGCATCACTCATTGAACACCAAGTTGGCGGCACATAACCTGGGTTATTGCGAGTAAGAAACTTTTTAAACACCTGCTGCATGGTTTTTGCGTAGCCGTTGTCGACTAACCACTTAGCAAAGTGAGCGCGAGTAATAGGCGCATCACCCGCAATCAATTTAACTTCTTCTAGCACCCCTTCACGAGTCGCTTTCTCAAGACGTTGAGCAATCATCTCTGCGCGTCCAATACGGTGTTGCTTCTGTTGTTCAATGAGCGCTTTGAGTTCTGGTGACTCAGGATCAACGTTTAACCCAACAATATGGATATCTTTGTTTTGCCAAACAGTCGAAATCTCAATGCCGTTGATCAACTGAATCGGAAGGTTGTTATCAGCAATATAGCTGCGTGCTTCAGCAAGCCCATCAGTCGTATCATGATCTGTAATCGCTAGCGCTTCGATGTTAAAGCCAAGCGCTCGGTCAATTAGCTCAGGTGGAGTAAGTCGGCCATCTGAGGCTGTTGTATGACTATGTAGATCAATTCTCATATATTCTTTTTCATTGTTTTCAATTTTTATCGTT includes:
- the rnm gene encoding RNase RNM; this translates as MRIDLHSHTTASDGRLTPPELIDRALGFNIEALAITDHDTTDGLAEARSYIADNNLPIQLINGIEISTVWQNKDIHIVGLNVDPESPELKALIEQQKQHRIGRAEMIAQRLEKATREGVLEEVKLIAGDAPITRAHFAKWLVDNGYAKTMQQVFKKFLTRNNPGYVPPTWCSMSDAVTAIHAAGGQAVLAHPGRYGLTAKWVKRLLAAFVEAKGDAMEVAQPQQAQQERRTLADYAIQYKLLASQGSDFHYPSPWMELGRNLWLPSGVEEVWKDWEFQTVSPSE
- a CDS encoding L-threonylcarbamoyladenylate synthase, whose amino-acid sequence is MSQFFYVHPDNPQARLITQAVAIIRNGGVVVYPTDSGYALGCQLENKQALERICKIRRIDDKHNFTLLCRDLSELSLYARVDNVAFRLLKAHTPGAYTFIFKATKEVPKRLMNAKRKTIGIRVPDNKIALDLLEAMGEPLMSTSLILPGNETTESDPEEIRDSLEHAVDVILNGGYLGEQPTTVIDFSDDDAVVLRRGAGDPAPFE